One Pectinophora gossypiella chromosome 10, ilPecGoss1.1, whole genome shotgun sequence genomic window, CTAAAATCCGCAATTATTTTATATCCGTATCAGAAACCGAAACTTCATACTGTCCGTAACATACCTGATGTTTATAaccaaaaatgaataaataaataattaaatgttgTGAACATGTAAACAGCTCGCTAGTAAAAGGTGAACAAACATGCGGGCTGTACTTATTATCCGCATCATTATCAAGTAAATTGTGGCTGACAAGCACATCCATTCTCGAGGCAACCCCTTTGTAAGGAAAAGGGTTGCGGATCCTATGTAATTAAAGAAACCACTTAACATTACAAGGCAAGGGATgctaaatacataacataaaacataaacagcctatatacaggTGTCCCCtcaatgtaagatgattccgtgcttcggagggcacgttaagccgttggtcccggctattagctgtaaaaatcacctccaccaacccgcagtggagcagcgtggtggagtatggttcataccccctccggttgattgaggggatgctaaatattttgttgaaaatGAGATTGCATCCATTTGTTCACAAATTTTTCATAGAAGAATACAAGAAAGAAATAACCTTGAAAATACGAAATGCATTTAAGTTAATactaattttgttttacaaaGATATTGGCGCTTTTATAAATCATACCTGTCTCTTGTTAtagttacttaaatattatatctaaggtaaaaacatagaataagtttaagttttatattgttttttttttatcctgtAAGTACGTCAGGGAACTTATATTCTATATGGAAACAAattgtatacttacctaatactgttttaaaaaagtaatatcgtTAATTATCACAGCAAAAACATagatattacatattatgtcaTTTATGTGCGTGATATCGATCATGTACTAAGGGCCTTTTAAAAGATATTTTCCTATTTTATCAGGaagtattacaaaaaaataagccTCAGGCGACGCCAACGTTATAAAATCTCTGCGCTCATGAACTTTCCACCGACACTTTATGGCTGGGTAGGAGCATTCCAGAAGCCATCAAACAATGGAGGTAGGGAGGGTATACGTACTCCCGGCCCTCTTCTCCCTCACTGGGTACCCATTGCAATGTACCAGTACATGAACCTCATTAGGGACTTACGTTTGATATCAatgtttatacttttttatgtagAAGTCGTTGTATGCAGTGTGTTTCACACACATCAATGTATTTTCCACATGCTTAATTTAGAATATTCCCAGTTTTGAACATTGAAAACATGTTCATTTCTTTGTTCCGTGCAATTGTCAATGTCTCAATTTGGCAAACGGCTCAAGTTTTTAGACTCATAAATTATTCCTAAGTACTTGTGTAATTTTAGTGAAAAATGGCTATTGTAATATTGTAAGAATGTTTTCTTACTTATTCGGCCTTGAGGTGCCGGCACGTTATCACTGATCACACACGATAGTAAACACAGCGCAATGTGGACTCGAACGTCGCGCGCGGACGTAGCGGAGATAAACACTGTCTGTAGCGCGAAAAACTCGGCCCGGCAAGCGTAGTGTTACCATACTCCGAGCACAAAAATACCCACattatttcactggttctctgtCAATATTTGAATCTTAGTGTTAGGTTAGCCAACAAACGCTTTGGATTTATGAAAAAAGTTAGCAGACTGACGGTTTTTACAGATGGTACGTTGCGTTACTTTATGTTTACCCATTATTAGCAAACAATGAAATCGAAATCGTGAAAACTAACttttgtaagtacttttatCTATTTCTATTTGTACTCGTATTATAAGACTGACTATAAAGGTATGTACATTGTGAGTAGtaatagtataatatatttgataATAATACCTTTATTGTCATTGAGattttatatatgtaatataattGTTCTCAAATTATAACTCACTATTTTTGACTATAATAATATCATGATAATAGAATATACATATTATGATGACAGAAATCAAATACCTACCCATTCACTCGCCGACGCTTAAACTCTTACTCAATACTTACGTTTTTTGCCATAAACAGGGAGTATTATTGAAACTGGTAACACCGCCTCGCAGCTTCTCATTTGACGAGACCCGATCGCGTCCGAACGAGAGCCGAAAACAGCCGAGCGCGCGTATTGATGCCGGAAAACTGTTTCCGCGCCATTTTCCCTTGGCTTGTATGAGGGAGGATTTGGCAGACACCCCCGATTGCGCGGTCCTAACGGCCATTGCCCGGTTAAGTGGACTTACCCATTTATTTATGATTCAGTCCGTAGATATATTTCTCTGTTTTCCTatgtttttacccgactgccccAGAAAAAGTGTAAagctttttgttatttatatcaGCGTCGTTTCTCAAATTTAAATTAGCGCCCTTTTCAGTTGTATGCCCGTCTAAATGTTTTTAGTGTCTTTGTTTGtagatatttttgttacttaaatTTTCTAATTTTGGCTACCTCCAACATTATTTGTAGGTTCAGTAAATGATTTTATGTCATGCCGTAtactgtttataaatatttaatacttaagtactttgtCTTACTAATGTAACTTCgaatatacctacatttaatCTTCCTTACAACTAATAAAAAGCTAGCTTGAACTTTACTAACTACGAATTGAACTTACTAATTCGTgtattaatctttcgaacgccggaacgcggatctcgaccagacacaatgtaaaatctattgtgtctggaatctcggcatatgagaggttaaagaTTGTTCTATACAATGAACAATCAATAtagttatgtacctacctattttttaaaaatatacaaatacaacTATAATTCccataggggtaggcagatacacAAGGTATCGGAACTACAAATGTAAGTATGCAAGTTTCACATCTCATTAAGTAAATCGAAACACTTCGCAAGTTTATGTTTCCAGAAAAATATAGAATTACGAAATAAATGTCAGTTTACAGTAGTTAatgtatcaaattcaaattttaagttGAATTATTCTCGTGTTTCGATTCATTTGATGAGAAGAAAGTATGATgaactgtaagtacttacactgATATGTTAACTCCTCCCATGTCCACTTTTACAACATGTTCAGgttgataagcagctgaacaaatattttttttatttacttctagTTAAGCAAAAAAGtgacttttttataaaattgccTTTTTACATCTAGATACTTTAAATCACAATCCACTATTAGGCACCAAACATACACATTACATTTTGTACCTACTACAGTCGCAGCATTCAATCCTTTGACTACTATCTCATCTGCTTCTGTCTGGTCTTCGACGATAATTTAAATTCATACTTAATACCTATCAATTTTAAATAActcaaatatacttactttatacaaataacataagctcacgtttaagtacccacacctcgccgagctttctgttagacctacgtacaggtggtgagccgcatcgcacttacttcaaaatatatatttttggggTTGTTGCATATCTTGCGCATTCCTCGAACCTCGATTTCTTCAAAAGTCTAGTCGAAAGTACAAAACAGGACTATGCAAAAAAGTTACGAATGAactgatatgtgtaattactatAAAAGGCAGTGTGCTAAACATTTCTCGTATCACCTTGATCATTTTTTATGTTGACTGAAATCGTGGATGGTCACCAATACAAATTGATTTCATAGTTTATCCGTGATCTAAATAATGACATATAGGTAAGGGAAGGTACTTTCTTTACGCAGGATATATACATAGTTGAAAAATTCAGGGATACAAAGTTTTATCTTAGAATATGAATGAAattaatatgtttattcagtatctTCCTGCAAGTGCATCATTCTAAAATCTAAATTATAGATATTGATGATAacacaaaattgaaaattttaacagtttattataaaataattcacggtatttttgtatttttgtcattataaacgtacttaatatataataataatttaaaagacacGTACAACGTGTGTTTTACAGTTTTTAATCTTACTTTAGTATGTACAGTCATTGTGATGGTTGCGTTGTACAATTATTGGCGTTGTAGTAGTAAAGTATAAAAAGGGGTAGTCCGTATCTAAGATGGTGTATACGGGATGTGGACGGGTCGTGTCGGCAGCCGCACCCGGGCGTCCGGCCCGCGCGCAGCCACGCGAGCCCTCTAGCCCTCCGCGGGCGCCTCTGCCTCCTCTGTTTTAGCGCCCCACCCGTCGCACATTTTCCGAAGGAACGctgcaacataaaaaaaaaacattagctCATGTAACCCTAACAGTGGTACTGTTACTTTCTATTAACTGCGTTACGAGAAGATAGAGGCGCTGCAGAGATTACCTTCCAAAACAATTTGGCAATAGTAGAAAAGAAAAGTAGATTTTAGCAGTGAAACATTAAAAGTTAAATTCGTTAATGAACTTGTTGTTACACAttttttgtaagttttgatGAAAGCGAAGTAAAGAGATTAAGTTTAGCGTCGACGTCGGTTTGGCGACATCTAGAAGATATAGAAAAAGCTTGAGACCACAGGAAGCGAACACGAAGATCAACTATAGCGAGCGATAGCCTGCTGCTGGTACACTTACGATCTTATATCTAAAGATATGACGAGATGAGTTCTTCTACGACATCACCTTCTTCAGGAATGCTGTAAATGGATAATTTGTCAACAGGGGCACACACACACAAGGCAATAGGTTCTGCAAACTACGACCTTCTAGTTTGGATAAAAGGTTTAAAAGGACTCTAGGGGTTCAAATGAGTAATGTTCAATCGTGAAAAAGTGCTACAAGAAAACTGTGCTCGTGAAAATATTGGTCTTTTCACTTTTTTATTCgttgatataatttaaaaatatgtacaCCATGTATAATTCAGGTATATTTTAAGTAAAGGCAAATTAACTCAACTACTGAAACTAAAGGAAACTATAGGTGACAAGGATTTGAAAAAGTGCTGATATAAAATGGCGGTATACTCACGCGCATAGGGGATCATGCCGTCATCATCTTCAGGGTCCATGCAGTCTTTGACGACCTCATCGACTTCTTTGTCGTCGAGTTTCTCACCTGGAATCAACCAGAGGATTTGGAGGTTACTATTAATCCACTTAAGTATAGGTAATAGACTGTGCCAAATCATTGCAAAGTCCAGAGATAGAGCACCTCtctctgtccggccaagtatttaatgccatctgcggaaaatctacaataagtcacgtcaaaaaaaaatagagcacCTCTAGACTCTGCGATGGATCGTAATTgacacaattttatttacttatttgtttttataactattatttaagtatctaagtcgtaccagggttcgaatcctggtggggacaaacccaaaaatcacttcgtgatccctagcttggttaggacattacaggctgatcaccaaaatgtccaaaagtaagatgatccgtccttcggaaggtacgttaagccgttggttattacttagtattcattacatgagtcatgtcaggggccttaggtaataacgctgacaccagggttgatggggttggtaatccacttcacaacccacacgatagatgaagtaTCTAAGTACTAGTTTTTCAAACACCATTGGTAATTTTTAGCTGGTGCTTGATGTAGCTATTTCCTTACCCTTCTGGATTTAACACTAAATTCTTCAAAAAGCATTGTcgataattaattaatgattCTAATGATAGACGTTAATTTGGAACTACGTTATTCATCATTAATATATAAGCAACGTGATAAGCAAGCACGCGTAATTTATTTGTAGCACAGATCATAGGACTATGGAATAGTACCTAATAGTACATAGTATCTGTACGTAagtatttaaatgtatttttggcGTGTCTTATTAGAGGTTTGCAccgtatggcattaactaaataCTTGGCCGCATAGGTAGGCAACTGCATACGTGCGTGTGAGTGCATGCTACGTTACGTAAAATATTGACAAATCTTCATTAACTCTTGGTACCCAGATCATGGCTCCAAGCCAAATGATTGACGGCCAACTGGAATATCGTTGAATGCAAGCTGCCAACTGTCGTATTGACGCATTGGCGTCTTGTGCTCggaaacaaattattttgttgctTCTAGATATTCTCTGTAGCTATTTTAAACATAATCAAAATTGTTTGTTGCTCTTGTTTTTTACGTGAGTAAGCTAGGAATTAGATGACAGATAAATTGTAAACTGCTAACCTAGAAATAGAGGTATATGATGactaaaaatcaatctcattattatttttgactgatttacaatcgatcgatcatatttatttgccagaatacgaattttaatttagaattaaaCATACAAAGAGTATGACGCTTGACCACGTATGTATTTCTTTACAAATTCCACCTTAGAgaatcgttttgacgtttcataaaaagtatctcatttgactaggttgtccaCTTGCCTCTTCGTTTGGCTTTTAATGTATGGTCGGTAAATTTGACGAGAATACTGACCGCTTAGGAATCTCAATCGGTGTATATTTTAGGCTGAGTATAGGGATAACTCGGCTACTTGTTGAGTTATAGGCACATTTACTTGTAATTTTctgcagaaatcagaatcatttattcaacgtaattatcatggataaacttgttgaaggtcaatgtaacatttttgaattcacgtcatttcgcaaggtgttatggctgaggagaagaaatgacaagaaactgcaacagcaacacatcttttaaaaaccaatgataTACATtacttacaagttatttaataactagaggaacacattcaataccagacatttttatcatttaggtagtcattaatcttataataagcttttttacataaagtaagcttcacatgagctttaaatttattttctgacaaatttaaaatattatctggtattttattgttaaaacgtatacataaccccaaaaaagatgaatttaatttacttaatctagaattttgaatagcaattttatgtttatttcttgtattgtaagtatgcctttcacagtttctcggaaggagagatacatttttacgtctgcttaattatatatttgccCTCTACATCACATTCTTCAGCCAAgtagtaattaatttaaaaaagtcagAGGCTACAATAAATGACATTATTTTTTACACTTATTTTCTTCTGTACATTTTTCTTCATCAACTGATTCGCACTTGTTTTTTACGTCGCTTATTGTAGTTTCTAATAACACTCACTAGTCAGCTAATAAAATGGtaagcgctgatggctctcacctgGTATCCGTACTCACTGAACGTGTAATGAAATAATATAACTCACCTAACGCCATAAGCGTGTGTGTGAGCTCAGCGCCAAGCATCAGACCATTCTCGTTCTTGTCGTACAGCTTCAGACACTCCAGGAAGTCCTCGTAGACACCCTGGTCTTTGTCTTTCTTCACTTGGCTGTAGATGGGAAGGAACTCTTCGAGCTGTAAGGAACAAATTTACAATTTAATGCCtgtgaaaatacaaaataatttacacaaaaataattattaattattattatttaatttacagttttttttaattttttatttgttacactGAAAGAATATTTAATCATCATGACAGTATAAAGCCACCAGTAGGTACTTGGATTCTGATGAGTTTCTACTCTACGAGATACGCCAAATCTTTTAATCATGACAAATGTATATACAAAGGATAcctatgtattataatataagaaCTTAACTAATATAAATGAAGAACACTACCCAAGCCGCTAGGGCTAGCAATTTGATGTTTACATAAGGAttcattttataacttaaaacacTAACTAAGCAAAGCTTTGTGGGTATTTATCCtctaaaaaacaatttatcgtTTCAAGTCTGGTTGGACAAAGTCATCCGTCCATTTTTTTTTACGGTTCTCTatcttggggggttaaaaacgccacatcaaaacaatcgtcggaaaaggcaatattgctttttgacattttgtttacattgctTGGCTTCGATGTTGCCTTTTAACCCTCCTGTTCTTTCGGCCAGCCAAGCAGGAACGTGCCGATCTCATCACGCCATCTCCGCTCTGATCTGCCATGCCTGCGTCTATCCCTATTGGATTATCTCTAATGAGGCATAATCGTAATAGACTTACGGTAAGCGTCTTCTCGCCCTTCTTCTTGGTGCCGCCGAGTTTCTCGATGGTGGCCAATGTGGGGTTGGAGTTGAGCGCCCTCAGGACATCGCCGAGGTTGTAAGCGTCAATTTTGCCGCTACCGTCGAAGTCGTAGATGGAGTAGGCGAAGGATGCCCCTGGATTAACGACAGAATGGTGAACATCTTAGATGATAGATAGCTTGAAgagtctaagggtggtattaataaaccaatctcagctttgagactgccctcaagatcatgtcaatgtgacagttctcatataaaaacagggacttgagcatgatcttgagggcagtctcagctgagattagtttattaataccacccttagggCCTGTTACCACTCGATGATAAACTGTGTGTAGTAAAACACGCCTAGCTTTGTTCaacactgtttttttttgcatATAAGTAAGCAGAACCTATACATCAAGTCATTTAATTCTACCTACCaccataatcttcttctatcttgtggattgtgaggtgtcagggttactattgagccgccaaaggcccctgacatgaccaccataataatattatactagtAGACAGTTAAGAAAAGTCTATCATAATATAACACATAAGTGCTGGATAAGTGTATATTTTAAGGCAGATAAGCTCTGAGAGTCTAGCCAAGTTTAAAGGAAAATTAAGTTATTACAACTTGGCTAGACCCGTGGATCTGTTGGTGATCGACTATCGGTTTAATAAATTGTGAAACAGACCTTTGAATGGTTGATTTGTAGATATTGTGAACAGTAATCATATATCAGCTGCTCAATAAtcaaaggtacttacttatacaatttACGACTAAGTACATTATCTAAAAAAACTCAACTaaattattgtaattacttACTGAAACTTTCGACTTTTAATTGATTGAGTTGCTCACAATAACCGTATTAATTTTCGATAAAATAATAGATATGTGTCATGCTCTCAtgcataatttaatttactagCAGTTGATTTAATCGATGAAGTAATTAGTATTCAAACTCAATTGAAGCGCATCATTTGGTATTtaaaacttaagtaagtatataattctGTGGTTTAATAAATTACAGTTCAATTCATGTTCAGTTTCTAACCGCTATGCGCTTATAGTATCTCATTCATTTCAGTCATCCGCGGCGAAATATAATCTAGCAATTTTCTCGAAAGTCCGCTTTATAAATCCAGGTATATCGGCGTAGAGTCGCGAGGCCGAAGCGCGTGGGCAGCATTCTTTGCCGAGAATAATTCTTTCCGTCCGTTTCGACGTATCCACTGCGCAATGACTCACATCTAATTATATCCCGATTGTAACTCTGCCCTAATTTCCACCGCCCACCGCCTGGATTTATGTTTTCCCAATACATTCTGCGTTGAGCCTTGACAATTTTAAAGtaaagttaggtaggtatattacatCAGCTTCATCGTGATTAAGTTTTtccaaaatatgtttattatctTCAATTcccatatattaaaaaaaatactaaatactttaaataaagaaagaattcTGTTACTTATATTAATCGTCAGGCTTAATTTAAGTAAAGAATCTGGAAAGCATGATTAAAATTCGCATCCTTCGCTCAAAGATTTCTGCATTCAAAGACAGATACTCAAATAAGTTTCATTCAAAGTTCCGGTAATTATTGGCATAAGAATTCATAGTTCACGGTTCATTATGGTCAGCTGATCTAATATGTCAGTGACCTTGATAATGACAGCTGATTTGCAGT contains:
- the LOC126370486 gene encoding myosin light chain 1 isoform X1 yields the protein MSDLSKNDIERASFAYSIYDFDGSGKIDAYNLGDVLRALNSNPTLATIEKLGGTKKKGEKTLTLEEFLPIYSQVKKDKDQGVYEDFLECLKLYDKNENGLMLGAELTHTLMALGEKLDDKEVDEVVKDCMDPEDDDGMIPYAPFLRKMCDGWGAKTEEAEAPAEG
- the LOC126370486 gene encoding myosin light chain alkali isoform X2 translates to MSDLSKNDIERASFAYSIYDFDGSGKIDAYNLGDVLRALNSNPTLATIEKLGGTKKKGEKTLTLEEFLPIYSQVKKDKDQGVYEDFLECLKLYDKNENGLMLGAELTHTLMALGEKLDDKEVDEVVKDCMDPEDDDGMIPYAPFLKKVMS